In a single window of the Megalobrama amblycephala isolate DHTTF-2021 linkage group LG3, ASM1881202v1, whole genome shotgun sequence genome:
- the alox12 gene encoding arachidonate 12-lipoxygenase, 12S-type, with translation MEYKVTVATGTSEYSGTNNYVYITLVGERGESERTVLDNPGLDFCRGAVDDYTVSSATDLGPLIMVRLEKQKYWVEDNWFCRYVKVSVPGQRCSYTFPCYRWLVGDGVVIELREGTAKKQSDDTLPLEIAHRKAELQERQKTYRWLAWAPGIPKCIDAKSEADLPQDVRFDNEKRSDFVGSLHYALLELSLKKLAIKFGKSWNDLDDFKRIFWKLRSPIAEYTMKHWKEDWFFGYQFMNGSNPRMITKCKELPSNFPVTGDMVQSSLIPTTTLKEELKKGNIFLVDHAIMDGIPANVIRDKTQHIAAPICLLYEHPEKGLIPIAIQLEQKPDKDTPIFLPSDPPLAWLLAKMWVRHAEFQVFQVLSHLLRTHLVVEVICMATLRQLPAVHPIYKLLAPHLRYTLEINCRGRTQLISADGIFKRVVSTGGEGLLILAQREYKVLTYRSLQPKFDFLDRGVTKLRDYFYRDHSLMLWDVIQNFVSGIISLYYKSDSEVQQDSELQAWINDVAVEGFVDVPAFGLAGELKTKEEVITLLSVVIFTSTAQHAATNNGQFDWCAWVPNTPCTMRHPPPTDKDAVTMGLIMDTLPDISQSCVQMAITWHLGRPQPDAIPMGQYVEQYFTEPAALKVIDKFRKELKELEEQIIAQNEGLELQYLYLCPSHMENSITI, from the exons ATGGAGTACAAAGTTACCGTGGCCACCGGGACCTCCGAATACTCAGGAACCAATAATTATGTGTACATAACTCTGGTtggagagagaggagagagtgagagaaCCGTGCTGGACAATCCAGGCCTGGACTTCTGTAGAGGAGCG GTGGATGATTACACAGTTAGCAGCGCTACTGATTTGGGTCCCCTGATAATGGTGCGCCTGGAGAAGCAGAAGTACTGGGTGGAGGATAACTGGTTCTGCCGTTATGTGAAAGTCAGTGTACCTGGACAAAGATGCAGCTATACTTTTCCCTGTTACCGCTGGCTGGTGGGAGATGGAGTGGTAATAGAGCTCAGAGAAGGCACAG CCAAAAAGCAAAGCGACGACACCTTGCCACTTGAGATAGCTCACAGAAAGGCAGAGCTTCAGGAGAGGCAGAAAACATACAG ATGGCTTGCATGGGCCCCTGGCATTCCAAAATGTATTGATGCCAAGTCAGAGGCCGATCTCCCCCAGGACGTTCGCTTCGACAACGAGAAGCGCAGTGACTTTGTGGGATCCCTTCACTATGC GCTTTTGGAGCTCTCTCTGAAAAAACTGGCAATCAAATTTGGAAAGTCTTGGAATGACCTGGACGATTTCAAAAGGATCTTCTGGAAGCTAAGAAGCCCTATAGCTG AATACACCATGAAGCACTGGAAAGAAGACTGGTTTTTTGGTTACCAATTCATGAACGGCTCAAACCCACGGATGATTACCAAGTGCAAGGAGTTGCCCTCGAACTTCCCTGTCACTGGAGACATGGTGCAGTCCTCTCTGATACCTACAACCACTTTGAAGGAGGAACTCAAG AAAGGAAATATATTCCTGGTTGATCATGCAATAATGGATGGGATTCCTGCCAATGTAATAAGAGACAAGACACAGCACATAGCTGCCCCAATTTGCTTACTGTATGAACACCCTGAGAAAGGTCTCATTCCCATTGCCATACAG CTTGAACAGAAACCTGATAAGGACACACCCATATTCCTACCTAGCGATCCACCTCTGGCCTGGTTATTGGCTAAGATGTGGGTTCGTCATGCTGAATTCCAGGTCTTTCAGGTGTTGTCACATCTGCTACGCACACATTTGGTGGTAGAAGTGATCTGTATGGCCACCCTGCGTCAGCTGCCTGCTGTTCACCCTATATATAAG CTCTTGGCTCCACACTTGAGGTATACGCTTGAGATTAACTGTCGTGGCAGAACACAGCTCATCTCTGCAGATGGCATCTTCAAAAGG GTGGTATCAACAGGTGGAGAAGGACTCTTGATTTTGGCCCAGAGGGAGTATAAAGTATTGACCTATCGCTCCCTCCAGCCCAAATTTGACTTCTTGGACAGAGGGGTCACTAAACTAAGAGACTATTTCTACAGGGACCATTCTCTGATGCTGTGGGATGTGATTCAAAA TTTTGTTTCAGGAATCATTTCCTTGTACTACAAGAGTGATAGCGAAGTGCAACAGGACTCAGAACTTCAGGCCTGGATCAACGATGTGGCTGTGGAGGGCTTTGTGGATGTGCCTGCTTTTG GCCTAGCCGGTGAGCTGAAGACAAAAGAAGAAGTGATCACACTGTTAAGTGTGGTGATCTTTACTAGCACAGCACAACATGCTGCCACAAACAATGGACAG TTTGATTGGTGTGCATGGGTACCCAATACACCCTGCACCATGCGGCACCCTCCACCAACAGATAAGGATGCTGTCACCATGGGCCTGATCATGGACACACTCCCTGATATCAGCCAGTCCTGTGTGCAGATGGCCATCACATGGCATTTGGGCCGGCCACAGCCAGATGCG ATCCCGATGGGTCAGTATGTGGAACAGTACTTTACTGAGCCTGCTGCTTTGAAGGTGATTGACAAATTCAGAAAGGAGCTGAAGGAACTGGAGGAGCAGATAATAGCTCAGAACGAGGGACTAGAACTGCAGTATCTCTACCTGTGTCCAAGCCACATGGAAAATAGCATCACCATTTAG